The DNA segment CGTGCAAGAACTCCCGCCGCGGCTTGCCGGTCCCCCAGATTTCAACAGACTCGTCCCCAGCGAGCTTCGCCTCATGGAATCTGCGTATCAAGGCCGGCATTACATGACTGTCCTTCAAATGAAAGTTATCGCCGGGACCATAGAGGTTTGTGGGCATGACCGCTCGGTAATGAGTGCCGTACTGGCGGTTATACGACCAGCACATCTCAATACCGGCGATTTTGGCCACGGCGTACGGCTTATTGGTAGGCTCCAGTTTTCCTGTAAGCAGGTAAGTCTCCTTGATAGGCTGAGGACAATCGCGGGGATATATGCAGGAGGAACCCAGAAAAAGGAGGCTGGTCACTCCTGCCCGCCACGCCTCGTGGATCACGTTGGTCTGGATAGCCAGGTTGACTTGGATGAATTCAGCTGGGTAGGTGTTGTTGGCGTGAATGCCCCCAACTTTCGCTGCCGCTAGGAATACGTGATCAGGACGTTCGGCTGTAAAAAAGTCCCGAGTAGCGGCTTGGTC comes from the Candidatus Neomarinimicrobiota bacterium genome and includes:
- a CDS encoding GDP-L-fucose synthase family protein, which encodes DQAATRDFFTAERPDHVFLAAAKVGGIHANNTYPAEFIQVNLAIQTNVIHEAWRAGVTSLLFLGSSCIYPRDCPQPIKETYLLTGKLEPTNKPYAVAKIAGIEMCWSYNRQYGTHYRAVMPTNLYGPGDNFHLKDSHVMPALIRRFHEAKLAGDESVEIWGTGKPRREFLHVDDLARACIFVLRQEEEVYRAHTTAEAPLVNIGAGKDISIRELATLIRDVAGYEGEIIFDTSKPDGTPQKLLDVSRMTRMGWTASISLKEGLASTYAWFVEHQDQYRR